The following are from one region of the Mycolicibacterium diernhoferi genome:
- a CDS encoding biotin carboxylase, whose protein sequence is MEAPGRPGPESGRVLDGLSDVRAFFHNNTTPLYFISPTPFNLLGIDRWVRNFFYLNYFDSFEGEHPRVFVPRRRDRVDFGSMGDVCNHLLQDPETLDFVAQRGRGGKACFVMLDEETQALAHQAGLEVMHPPADLRHRLDSKLVMTSLADEAGVPSVPHVMGHAGSYDELTALAHSAGLGDDVVVEIAYGNAGSGTFFVRGRRDWDHCAGRLTGQNLKVMKRIRNVEVCLEGTVTRHGTVIGPPMTSLVGYPEVTPGRGSWCGNDIWRGAMPPAQTRAARDIVAKLGSVLHRQGYLGYFEVDLLQDLDSDELYLGEVNPRLSGVSPMTNLTTEAYADMPLFLFHLLEYMDVEYELDIDEINSRWERGYGEHEVWGQLIISETAPDVEIFTSTPRTGVWRLHDDGHVSFARPGNDWATLLDESEAFYMRVAAPGEIRCAGAQLGVLVTPGHLQTDDYQLTERCRHWIHGLKSQFTSTPLSPTTPMVSRLVARA, encoded by the coding sequence ATGGAGGCACCTGGGCGACCCGGGCCAGAGTCGGGTCGCGTGCTCGACGGCCTGTCAGACGTCCGTGCGTTCTTTCACAACAACACCACTCCCCTGTACTTCATCTCGCCGACCCCGTTCAATCTGCTGGGTATCGACCGTTGGGTGCGGAACTTCTTCTACCTCAACTACTTTGACTCTTTCGAGGGTGAGCATCCGCGGGTCTTCGTGCCCCGCCGGCGCGACCGCGTCGATTTCGGGTCCATGGGCGATGTGTGCAACCACCTCCTGCAGGATCCCGAGACGCTCGATTTCGTCGCGCAGCGCGGCCGTGGCGGCAAGGCCTGTTTCGTGATGCTCGACGAGGAGACCCAAGCTCTCGCCCACCAGGCCGGACTCGAGGTCATGCATCCGCCGGCGGACCTGCGGCATCGCCTGGACTCCAAGCTCGTCATGACGAGCTTGGCCGATGAGGCGGGTGTGCCGAGCGTGCCGCACGTGATGGGCCACGCCGGCTCCTACGACGAGCTGACAGCACTCGCGCACAGCGCCGGGCTCGGTGATGACGTCGTCGTCGAGATCGCCTATGGCAACGCCGGCAGTGGAACATTCTTCGTGCGCGGCCGGCGGGACTGGGACCACTGCGCCGGCCGGCTGACCGGGCAGAACCTCAAGGTCATGAAGCGCATCCGCAACGTCGAGGTCTGCCTGGAGGGCACCGTGACCCGCCACGGCACGGTGATCGGTCCCCCGATGACGAGCCTCGTCGGGTACCCGGAGGTGACCCCGGGCAGGGGCAGCTGGTGCGGCAACGACATCTGGCGAGGGGCGATGCCGCCGGCCCAGACGCGCGCCGCACGAGACATCGTCGCCAAACTGGGCAGTGTGCTGCACCGCCAGGGGTACCTCGGCTACTTCGAGGTGGACCTGCTGCAGGACCTGGACTCCGATGAGCTCTACCTCGGCGAGGTGAACCCGCGCCTGAGCGGCGTCAGCCCGATGACGAACCTGACCACCGAGGCCTACGCCGACATGCCGCTGTTCCTGTTCCACCTGCTGGAGTACATGGATGTCGAATACGAACTCGACATCGACGAGATCAACTCGCGCTGGGAGCGCGGCTACGGTGAGCACGAGGTCTGGGGTCAGCTGATCATCTCCGAGACCGCCCCGGATGTGGAGATCTTCACCTCCACCCCACGCACGGGTGTGTGGCGTCTGCACGACGACGGGCACGTTTCATTCGCGCGCCCCGGCAATGATTGGGCGACGCTGCTCGACGAGTCCGAGGCCTTCTACATGCGTGTCGCAGCACCGGGCGAGATTCGCTGTGCCGGAGCTCAACTCGGCGTACTCGTCACTCCCGGGCACCTGCAGACCGACGACTACCAACTCACCGAGCGCTGCCGGCACTGGATCCACGGCCTCAAGTCGCAGTTCACCTCGACTCCGCTGTCGCCGACCACCCCGATGGTGTCGCGATTGGTCGCCCGCGCGTGA
- a CDS encoding serine hydrolase domain-containing protein, with product MSSPPAGISLANWLSEPYAHWAFQHVDDFVPTAVISRGTGPVAALDPADTPLGDIRLTDSTGAPTTVGAVLAGTATDGWALAARGSLLAEDYFEGFTPHTRHLLFSVSKSLIGAVVGVLHGHGAIELDAPVTTYVPALAHCGYAGATVRHLLDMRSGIAFSDNYLHPTAEIHLLDQAVGWAPRTSPDAPSSLYDFLLTLRQKTAHGGPFEYRSCETDALGWICEIASGRRMPALMSELLWSHIGARSDATIGVDADGTGFFDGGVSACLTDLIRFGSLFLHDGVSLTGQQVVPAAWIADTLAGGPDSRQAFDAGPGENPMPGGMYRNQVWFPRAGNNVVLCQGMRGQLVYVNRSAGIVAAKVSTQQDAGDAQMLLDTLRAFDAVADEFG from the coding sequence GTGAGCAGCCCCCCGGCCGGCATCTCGCTGGCCAACTGGCTGTCGGAGCCCTACGCGCACTGGGCATTCCAGCACGTGGACGACTTCGTGCCGACCGCGGTGATCTCGCGTGGGACCGGGCCGGTCGCGGCGTTGGACCCGGCCGACACCCCACTCGGTGACATCCGTCTGACCGACAGCACCGGCGCGCCCACCACCGTCGGCGCCGTCCTGGCGGGCACCGCGACCGACGGATGGGCGCTCGCTGCCCGGGGCTCACTGCTGGCCGAGGATTACTTCGAGGGCTTCACCCCCCACACCCGGCACCTGCTGTTCTCGGTGAGTAAATCGCTGATCGGCGCCGTGGTCGGGGTGCTGCACGGACACGGTGCGATCGAACTCGACGCACCGGTGACCACCTATGTTCCCGCCTTGGCGCACTGCGGCTACGCCGGTGCGACGGTGCGCCACCTACTGGACATGAGGTCCGGTATCGCCTTCTCGGACAACTACCTTCATCCCACCGCGGAGATACACCTGCTGGACCAGGCGGTCGGCTGGGCACCGCGCACCAGTCCGGACGCCCCGTCCTCGCTGTATGACTTCCTGCTCACCCTGCGGCAGAAGACGGCCCACGGCGGGCCGTTCGAGTACCGCTCGTGTGAAACCGACGCCCTCGGATGGATCTGCGAGATCGCAAGCGGCCGGCGGATGCCCGCACTGATGTCGGAACTGCTGTGGAGTCACATCGGCGCTCGCAGTGACGCGACCATCGGCGTGGACGCCGACGGCACGGGTTTCTTCGACGGCGGCGTCAGCGCATGTCTGACCGACCTGATCCGGTTCGGGTCGCTGTTCCTGCATGACGGTGTTTCCCTGACGGGCCAACAGGTTGTTCCGGCGGCATGGATCGCCGACACGCTCGCGGGCGGGCCCGACTCGCGGCAGGCGTTCGACGCGGGCCCCGGCGAGAACCCGATGCCCGGTGGCATGTACCGCAATCAGGTGTGGTTTCCGCGCGCGGGCAACAACGTCGTGTTGTGCCAGGGCATGCGCGGTCAGCTGGTCTACGTCAACCGCAGCGCCGGGATCGTCGCCGCCAAGGTGTCCACTCAACAGGACGCCGGGGACGCACAGATGCTGCTGGACACGCTGCGCGCATTCGACGCCGTGGCAGACGAATTCGGCTAG
- a CDS encoding lysophospholipid acyltransferase family protein yields MDDDTNSEIAKWDPAMAQRISNLIGPIVSRYFRADVKDIANVPATGGALVVANHSGGVLTPDVLIFAPAFYGAFGYDRPLHILAHYGVLMGPWGSILSQAGAIEASPENAETALRSDAVVLVFPGGDYDAFRPSQSANVIDFEGRTGYVRTALQTRVPIVPMVSIGGQETQWFMARGDRLARRLGLHRIRFKALPLTFGLPFGLTTVLPANIPLPSKIVMRVLPPIDVTEQFGEDPDIDEVDAHVRAVMQTALDELARQRRFPILG; encoded by the coding sequence ATGGACGACGACACCAACAGCGAGATCGCCAAGTGGGATCCGGCCATGGCGCAGCGGATCAGCAATCTGATCGGGCCGATCGTGTCGCGCTACTTCCGCGCCGATGTCAAGGACATTGCGAATGTGCCGGCGACCGGTGGAGCACTGGTCGTCGCCAATCATTCCGGAGGAGTGCTCACCCCCGACGTACTGATCTTCGCCCCGGCCTTCTACGGTGCCTTCGGCTACGACCGGCCGCTGCACATCCTGGCGCACTACGGGGTGCTGATGGGACCGTGGGGATCGATCCTGTCGCAGGCCGGCGCCATCGAGGCCTCACCGGAGAACGCCGAGACCGCGTTGAGATCGGACGCCGTGGTCCTGGTCTTCCCCGGGGGCGATTACGACGCCTTCCGGCCCTCCCAGTCCGCCAACGTGATCGACTTCGAGGGCCGCACGGGCTATGTCCGCACCGCGCTACAGACCCGTGTGCCGATCGTGCCGATGGTGTCCATCGGCGGTCAGGAGACCCAGTGGTTCATGGCGCGCGGCGACAGACTGGCGCGGCGTCTCGGTCTGCACCGGATCCGGTTCAAGGCACTGCCACTGACCTTCGGCCTGCCGTTCGGGCTCACCACCGTGCTCCCGGCCAACATCCCCTTACCTTCGAAGATCGTGATGCGCGTGCTGCCGCCCATCGATGTGACCGAGCAGTTCGGCGAGGACCCCGATATCGATGAGGTCGACGCGCACGTGCGGGCGGTGATGCAGACCGCTCTCGACGAACTGGCCCGACAACGACGGTTCCCGATCCTGGGCTGA
- a CDS encoding SRPBCC family protein has product MSEDTKVTVERTIAAPVDAVFDILSNPNRHPALDGSGFIRSVDHADRIQKVGDVFTMNMQGDHMGGEYKTDNHVSGYVKDKLLAWKTAPAGTEPPGWEWLWELEPQGPGETLVRHTYDWSKVTDKKLREKVKFPLVTEDQLADTLARLAAETSS; this is encoded by the coding sequence ATGAGCGAAGACACCAAGGTTACTGTCGAACGAACCATCGCAGCTCCGGTCGATGCGGTCTTCGACATCCTCTCGAACCCCAACCGGCACCCGGCGCTCGACGGATCCGGATTCATCCGCAGTGTGGACCATGCCGATCGGATCCAGAAGGTCGGCGATGTGTTCACGATGAACATGCAGGGCGATCACATGGGCGGTGAGTACAAGACCGACAACCACGTGTCCGGCTATGTGAAGGACAAGCTGCTGGCCTGGAAGACCGCGCCGGCCGGGACCGAACCGCCCGGGTGGGAATGGTTGTGGGAACTGGAACCGCAGGGACCCGGCGAGACGTTGGTCCGCCACACCTACGACTGGTCGAAGGTCACCGACAAGAAACTGCGGGAGAAGGTGAAGTTTCCGCTCGTCACCGAGGATCAACTCGCTGACACGCTCGCGCGGCTTGCCGCCGAGACGTCGTCCTGA
- a CDS encoding PPOX class F420-dependent oxidoreductase — MVAIPEGYESLLERPLYGHLATVRPDGAPQVNAMWFAWDGEVLRFTHTNKRQKFRNISANPAVAMSVIDPDNPYRYLEVRGVVEEIVPDPTGAFYLELNDRYDGPLTEPPADKADRVILVVRPTAFSKQ; from the coding sequence ATGGTCGCCATTCCCGAAGGTTACGAATCGCTGCTGGAACGCCCGCTGTATGGGCACCTCGCCACCGTCCGGCCCGACGGCGCCCCGCAGGTCAACGCGATGTGGTTCGCCTGGGACGGGGAAGTGTTGCGCTTCACCCACACCAACAAGCGGCAGAAGTTCCGCAACATCTCGGCCAACCCCGCCGTGGCGATGTCGGTGATCGACCCGGACAACCCGTACCGCTATCTCGAGGTGCGCGGCGTGGTCGAAGAGATCGTGCCCGATCCGACCGGAGCGTTCTACCTTGAACTCAACGATCGCTACGACGGGCCGCTGACCGAGCCCCCGGCAGACAAGGCCGACCGGGTGATCCTCGTGGTGCGCCCGACCGCCTTCAGCAAGCAGTAG
- a CDS encoding thiamine-binding protein: MLVAFSVSPSGGDEDGSVGAAVAEAVRVVRASGLPNETNAMFTNIEGEWDEVMAVVKRAVDAVAAASPRVSLVLKADIRPGHVGQLTAKVQRIEDALGPGI; the protein is encoded by the coding sequence ATGCTGGTGGCATTCAGCGTCAGCCCCTCCGGCGGCGACGAGGACGGCAGCGTCGGTGCCGCGGTGGCCGAGGCGGTCCGGGTGGTACGGGCATCTGGTCTGCCCAACGAGACCAACGCCATGTTCACCAACATCGAAGGTGAGTGGGATGAGGTCATGGCGGTCGTCAAGCGGGCGGTGGACGCCGTGGCGGCCGCCTCCCCCAGAGTCAGCCTGGTTCTGAAAGCCGATATCCGTCCCGGCCACGTCGGGCAGCTCACCGCCAAGGTGCAACGTATCGAAGATGCGCTGGGGCCGGGTATCTGA
- a CDS encoding alpha/beta hydrolase-fold protein, translating to MVRTHTVVPGETLSALALRFYGDQDLYRLIATAAGIPDPNTLSVGQRLVFPDYTRYAAVAGDTLSALATRFYGDAQLDWLIAGASGIPESSALGVGQRLVIPEIARYRMAAGDTLSASASRFYGDASFYPLIASVNGIADPAVINVGQVLVIFVGRSDGFGLRIVDRNENDPRLWYYRFQTAAIGWNPGVNVLLPEDYRTGGRTYPVLYLLHGGNEDFRQFDFLGIRGLTAGKPIIVVMPDGGHAGWYSNPVTSFVGARNWETFHIAQLLPWIEANFRTYPEYDGRAVAGFSMGGFGVLKYAARYYGHFASVSAHSGPASLRRDFGLVVHWANITSAVLDLAGGTVYGAPNWDRARVSADNPIERIPSYQNKRIFLVAGTSPDPLNWFDSVNETQVLAGQREFRDRLRAAGIPHEAHEVPGGHVFRPDMFRRDLDGIIARLRPAGGGGRAGGSV from the coding sequence ATGGTCAGAACTCATACGGTGGTCCCGGGGGAGACGTTGTCGGCGCTGGCCCTGCGCTTCTACGGCGACCAGGACCTCTACCGATTGATCGCCACCGCCGCCGGCATACCCGATCCCAACACGCTCAGCGTGGGTCAGCGGCTGGTCTTTCCCGACTACACCCGCTACGCGGCGGTGGCCGGGGATACGTTGTCGGCGTTGGCGACGCGCTTCTACGGCGACGCGCAGCTGGACTGGCTGATCGCCGGCGCCAGCGGGATACCCGAATCCAGTGCACTCGGGGTGGGGCAGCGACTCGTCATCCCGGAGATCGCCAGATACCGGATGGCAGCCGGGGATACGTTGTCGGCGTCGGCATCCCGATTTTACGGCGATGCCTCGTTCTATCCGCTGATCGCCTCGGTCAACGGCATCGCCGACCCTGCCGTGATCAACGTCGGGCAGGTGCTGGTCATCTTCGTCGGACGCAGTGACGGGTTCGGACTGCGCATCGTGGACCGTAACGAGAACGACCCCCGATTGTGGTACTACCGGTTCCAGACCGCCGCGATCGGCTGGAACCCGGGGGTCAATGTGCTGCTGCCCGAGGACTACCGGACCGGCGGGCGGACGTATCCCGTGCTGTATCTGCTGCACGGCGGCAACGAGGATTTCCGCCAGTTCGACTTCCTCGGCATCCGCGGTCTGACGGCGGGGAAACCGATCATCGTCGTGATGCCCGACGGTGGGCACGCCGGCTGGTACTCCAACCCGGTGACCTCCTTCGTCGGCGCGCGGAACTGGGAGACGTTCCACATCGCGCAACTGCTCCCGTGGATCGAGGCGAACTTCCGGACCTACCCCGAGTACGACGGTCGCGCGGTCGCCGGATTCTCCATGGGCGGCTTCGGGGTCTTGAAGTACGCCGCCAGGTACTACGGCCATTTCGCCTCGGTCAGTGCGCATTCGGGCCCGGCCAGCCTGCGCCGGGACTTCGGACTGGTGGTGCATTGGGCGAATATCACCTCGGCGGTCCTGGACCTGGCCGGAGGAACGGTTTACGGCGCGCCGAACTGGGATCGGGCCCGGGTCAGCGCCGACAACCCGATCGAGCGGATTCCCAGCTACCAGAACAAGCGGATCTTCCTGGTGGCCGGGACCAGTCCGGACCCGCTCAACTGGTTCGACAGTGTCAACGAGACCCAGGTGCTGGCCGGGCAACGCGAATTCCGTGACCGGTTGCGCGCCGCCGGTATTCCGCACGAAGCCCACGAGGTCCCCGGCGGCCACGTCTTCCGGCCCGACATGTTCCGCCGTGACCTGGACGGCATCATCGCCCGATTGCGTCCCGCCGGCGGTGGGGGCCGCGCGGGAGGCAGTGTCTAG
- a CDS encoding universal stress protein has product MTILVGFSASGQGPAPLHLAAQLARCTGARIVAAAIVERPWPARPDPAENDYLQFLSDQTNGVLNRLAAEYLGELDVWRVVHQARSIPEGLTELAAEVHADLVVVGSSSAGLLGRIALGSVTDRLVHTAALPVAIAPRGYPAQAGQIRRLTVAYGGQADAVGLIATSAQLAQRWGTRLRIASFTVRPMTMYSGAIEPAAEDLVIKQWADRTKAGIAAQLQKIRSVAAEVVVGSGPTWRDAVDGIEWGPGDILVLGSGAAGPAAQVFLGSAAARILRHAPVPTMIVPRSRDAGSS; this is encoded by the coding sequence GTGACCATCCTGGTGGGGTTCAGTGCGAGCGGTCAGGGGCCGGCTCCGCTGCATCTGGCGGCGCAACTGGCACGCTGCACCGGTGCCCGGATCGTGGCCGCGGCGATCGTGGAGCGGCCCTGGCCGGCCAGGCCGGACCCCGCGGAGAACGATTACCTGCAGTTCCTCAGCGACCAGACCAACGGCGTCCTGAACCGGCTGGCCGCCGAGTACCTCGGCGAGCTCGATGTGTGGCGGGTGGTGCACCAGGCCCGATCCATCCCGGAGGGGTTGACCGAGCTCGCCGCGGAGGTGCACGCGGATCTCGTGGTGGTGGGCTCGTCCTCGGCGGGGCTGCTGGGCCGCATCGCGCTTGGCAGCGTCACCGACCGGCTGGTGCACACCGCAGCGCTGCCGGTCGCCATCGCCCCCCGCGGTTATCCCGCACAGGCCGGCCAGATCCGGCGACTCACGGTGGCCTATGGCGGGCAGGCCGATGCGGTGGGTCTGATCGCGACCAGTGCGCAGCTGGCTCAGCGGTGGGGGACGCGACTGCGCATCGCCTCGTTCACCGTACGTCCGATGACGATGTACAGCGGTGCCATCGAACCAGCAGCCGAGGACCTGGTGATCAAGCAGTGGGCGGACCGGACCAAGGCCGGAATAGCGGCCCAGCTTCAGAAGATCCGATCGGTCGCCGCCGAGGTGGTGGTCGGGTCCGGGCCGACGTGGCGTGATGCGGTCGACGGCATCGAGTGGGGGCCGGGCGACATCCTGGTACTGGGTTCCGGTGCGGCTGGGCCCGCCGCACAGGTGTTCCTCGGCTCGGCGGCGGCGCGGATCCTGCGCCACGCCCCGGTGCCGACGATGATCGTGCCGCGCAGTCGGGATGCAGGCTCCTCGTAG
- a CDS encoding amino acid permease, translating into MSAEPTLKKALSQRQLTMIAIGGVIGAGLFVGSGVVIRDTGPGVFLTYGMAGVLIIMVMRMLAEMAVANPSTGSFADYARNALGDWAGFSVGWLYWYFWVIVVGFEAIAGAKIIQYWIDVPLWLSALVFMVLMTATNLFSVSSYGEFEFWFAGIKVAAIIAFIAAGTAFIFGLWPDKSADFSNLTSHGGFMPMGFGVITVGIVTVIFSMVGAEIATIAAAESKDPERAVARAANSVILRILVFYVGAVLVLVTIVPWNDENVAASPFVAAFSAMGIPYADHVMNAVVLTAVLSCLNSGMYTSSRMLFVLAARREAPSSLVKVTRRGVPANAILASSVVGFLCVIAAAVSPDTIFAFLLNSSGAIILFVYLLIAISQIVLRYRTPDSELRVKMWLFPVLSVLTALGIVGILVQMFIDRELRSQLMLSLLSWAVVIGLFAVNKWFVKRRPLGGPDRPEFPVGGARRVLVLANRTVDSEELRDELRRMGTDRESTFLVVVPASPVDTGAAATHGPRDVTEATEQAARNRLDAVLATLHGENLDAQGELGDHRPLRALEDAATRFGPDHIVIATLPPEFSIWHRFDVIDRARTQFTVPVTHVVAKSVAVEQVRE; encoded by the coding sequence ATGAGCGCGGAACCCACTTTGAAGAAGGCGTTGAGTCAGCGTCAGCTGACCATGATCGCCATCGGAGGCGTCATCGGCGCGGGCCTGTTCGTAGGTTCCGGCGTCGTCATCCGCGACACCGGCCCGGGGGTCTTCCTCACCTACGGGATGGCGGGCGTGCTGATCATCATGGTGATGCGGATGCTGGCCGAGATGGCCGTCGCCAACCCGTCCACCGGCTCGTTCGCCGACTACGCCCGCAACGCCCTGGGGGACTGGGCGGGCTTCTCCGTCGGATGGCTGTACTGGTACTTCTGGGTCATCGTCGTCGGCTTCGAGGCGATCGCCGGCGCCAAGATCATCCAGTACTGGATCGATGTCCCGTTGTGGCTGTCCGCGTTGGTGTTCATGGTCCTGATGACTGCGACCAACCTCTTTTCGGTATCGTCCTACGGCGAGTTCGAGTTCTGGTTCGCCGGCATCAAGGTCGCCGCCATCATCGCCTTCATTGCGGCGGGCACGGCGTTCATCTTCGGGCTGTGGCCGGATAAATCCGCCGACTTCTCGAACCTGACCAGTCACGGCGGCTTCATGCCGATGGGTTTCGGGGTGATCACCGTGGGCATCGTGACGGTCATCTTCTCCATGGTGGGCGCCGAGATCGCCACCATCGCCGCGGCGGAATCCAAGGACCCGGAACGAGCCGTCGCGAGGGCCGCCAACTCGGTCATCCTGCGCATCCTGGTGTTCTACGTGGGGGCGGTGCTGGTGTTGGTGACCATCGTCCCGTGGAACGACGAGAACGTAGCCGCCTCACCGTTTGTCGCGGCCTTCAGCGCGATGGGCATCCCGTACGCCGACCACGTGATGAACGCGGTGGTGCTGACGGCGGTGCTGAGCTGTCTGAACTCGGGCATGTACACCTCGTCCCGGATGCTGTTCGTGCTCGCCGCGCGACGGGAGGCGCCGTCGTCGCTGGTCAAGGTAACCCGGCGTGGTGTCCCGGCCAACGCCATCCTGGCGTCCTCGGTGGTCGGGTTCCTGTGTGTCATCGCCGCGGCCGTCTCGCCCGACACCATCTTCGCGTTCCTGCTCAACTCCAGCGGTGCGATCATCCTGTTCGTCTACCTGCTGATCGCGATCTCACAGATCGTGTTGCGCTACCGGACCCCCGATTCGGAACTGCGGGTGAAGATGTGGTTGTTCCCGGTGTTGTCCGTCCTCACCGCGCTGGGCATCGTGGGCATCCTGGTGCAGATGTTCATCGACCGGGAACTGCGGTCTCAGTTGATGCTCAGTCTGCTGTCGTGGGCGGTGGTGATCGGGCTCTTCGCGGTGAACAAGTGGTTCGTGAAACGCCGCCCGCTCGGCGGGCCGGACCGGCCGGAGTTCCCCGTCGGTGGTGCCCGCCGGGTCTTGGTGCTGGCCAACCGAACCGTGGATTCTGAGGAGTTGCGCGACGAACTGCGCCGGATGGGGACCGACCGGGAATCGACCTTCCTGGTGGTGGTGCCGGCCAGCCCGGTCGACACCGGAGCGGCCGCCACCCACGGCCCACGGGACGTCACCGAGGCGACCGAACAGGCGGCGCGGAACAGGCTCGACGCGGTGCTGGCCACGCTGCACGGTGAAAACCTGGACGCGCAGGGCGAACTCGGTGACCACCGCCCGCTACGCGCACTGGAGGACGCCGCCACCAGGTTCGGTCCGGACCATATCGTGATCGCGACCCTGCCGCCGGAGTTCTCGATATGGCACCGCTTCGATGTGATCGACCGGGCCCGTACTCAATTCACGGTGCCGGTCACCCACGTTGTCGCCAAGTCCGTTGCAGTGGAACAGGTTCGAGAGTGA
- a CDS encoding D-2-hydroxyacid dehydrogenase translates to MRVVASTPVSEALVSHIVAREPRIDFARDEALLPPQRFAGDHAGDPAFRRTAEQQRAFEDLVDSAQALYGVPDEHPAALQRTVRNNPDLRWVHTMPAGGGAQVKAADLTADELGRIAFTTSAGVHAEPLAEYALFGLLAGAKTLPRLLRQQRETRWTDRWEMGLLSTQRVLLVGLGGIGRVVAAKLAALGVTVVGTSRSGEPVDGVQELVHPDNLVDAATDVDGIVVSLPGTAATDGLVDAKVLRAAKPGFTLVSIGRGAVIDEPALIDALRDEHVGFAALDVFAAEPLATDSPLWSDPRVLISPHTAALNSAEDRLIAELFADNATRFLDGQPLRNRVDTVEFY, encoded by the coding sequence CTGCGCGTCGTGGCGTCCACCCCGGTCAGCGAAGCACTGGTCAGCCACATCGTGGCGCGCGAGCCGCGAATCGACTTCGCCCGCGACGAGGCGCTGCTCCCGCCGCAGCGTTTTGCCGGCGACCATGCCGGAGACCCGGCGTTCCGGCGCACGGCCGAACAGCAGCGCGCCTTCGAGGACCTGGTCGACAGTGCACAGGCGCTCTACGGCGTGCCCGACGAGCACCCGGCCGCGCTGCAGCGCACGGTGCGCAACAACCCGGATCTTCGGTGGGTGCACACCATGCCCGCCGGCGGTGGCGCTCAGGTCAAGGCCGCGGACCTCACCGCGGACGAACTCGGCCGGATCGCCTTCACCACCTCCGCCGGTGTGCACGCAGAACCGCTGGCCGAGTACGCCCTGTTCGGGCTGCTGGCCGGAGCCAAGACCCTGCCGCGCCTGCTCCGCCAGCAGCGCGAAACCCGATGGACCGACCGGTGGGAGATGGGGCTGCTGAGCACACAGCGTGTCCTTCTCGTCGGCCTCGGCGGTATCGGCCGTGTCGTTGCGGCCAAACTCGCCGCACTCGGCGTCACCGTGGTGGGCACCAGCCGCTCGGGCGAACCCGTCGACGGCGTGCAGGAACTGGTACACCCGGACAACCTGGTCGACGCCGCAACCGATGTGGACGGCATCGTGGTCAGCCTGCCCGGCACCGCGGCCACCGATGGCCTGGTGGACGCAAAGGTGTTGCGCGCGGCCAAGCCCGGTTTCACCCTGGTCAGCATCGGGCGGGGCGCCGTCATCGACGAACCGGCCCTGATCGACGCACTGCGCGACGAGCACGTGGGTTTCGCGGCCCTCGACGTGTTCGCCGCCGAGCCGCTGGCCACCGACAGCCCGCTGTGGTCAGACCCCCGGGTACTGATCAGCCCACACACCGCGGCGCTCAATTCTGCCGAGGATCGACTGATCGCCGAACTGTTCGCCGACAACGCAACCCGGTTCCTCGACGGGCAGCCGCTGCGCAACCGGGTCGACACGGTCGAGTTCTACTGA
- a CDS encoding SDR family NAD(P)-dependent oxidoreductase, translated as MFEDLAGKTAVISGGARGQGASHARALSAAGVNVVVTDIRDELGTAVAEEIQGNGGKAIYRHLDVRSTEDWTTVIADAEKEFGKVDILLNNAGIVMCEPVDSLSDENWDAVINTNLAGVFRGMRAAVPAMRRAGGGVIVNISSVFGVKGTWGYAGYVASKAGVAGITKSAALTYAADNIRVVAIAPSSVDTPMLDEEKVIMAQNPYFDFDEWMASQPIPRIATAQEVSDLVLYLVSDRSRYCTGGIYPIDGGILAG; from the coding sequence ATGTTTGAAGACCTCGCAGGTAAGACCGCCGTCATCTCGGGTGGTGCGCGTGGCCAGGGTGCCTCGCATGCCCGGGCGCTGTCCGCGGCCGGCGTGAACGTGGTCGTCACCGATATCCGGGACGAACTGGGTACCGCCGTCGCCGAAGAGATCCAGGGCAACGGGGGCAAGGCCATCTACCGCCACCTCGACGTCCGCTCCACCGAGGACTGGACGACCGTCATCGCCGACGCCGAGAAGGAGTTCGGCAAGGTCGACATCCTGCTCAACAACGCCGGCATTGTGATGTGCGAACCGGTCGACTCGCTCAGTGACGAGAACTGGGACGCAGTGATCAACACCAACCTCGCCGGTGTGTTCCGCGGCATGCGTGCGGCGGTACCCGCCATGCGCCGTGCCGGTGGCGGCGTGATCGTCAACATCTCTTCGGTTTTCGGCGTCAAGGGCACCTGGGGCTATGCGGGCTACGTGGCCAGTAAGGCCGGCGTCGCGGGCATCACCAAGTCGGCCGCGCTGACGTACGCCGCGGACAACATCCGTGTCGTCGCCATCGCGCCGTCCTCGGTGGACACCCCGATGCTCGACGAGGAGAAGGTCATCATGGCCCAGAACCCGTACTTCGACTTCGACGAGTGGATGGCCAGCCAGCCGATCCCGCGCATCGCGACGGCACAGGAGGTCTCCGACCTGGTGCTGTACCTGGTGTCCGACCGGTCCCGCTACTGCACCGGCGGTATCTACCCCATCGACGGCGGCATCCTGGCCGGCTGA